TTTTCCACTTACCCAGGGAATTTTGTCCTTTTTCCCCTTCACTCTATTAAGTCACCTTCCACCCGTCACAATCCTACGGTTACAACCATATGGATAAATTTTTACATCCTCACTCCAAAACACCACCTTCTCCCATGGCGGCTAGACAGAGAGATAAGCGAAATAAAAGCACTCTTGATCCTTCTGCTGAGACACAGTCATCTATCACTAGCACTCAAACATTAATAGAATCTATGGACATTCAATTCTTAGTTTCTAAAATATCTGAGGCCCTTGCGcctaaattttaaattttgaaaaatgaGATCAAAGTAGATATTGCACAATTAGCAttagaagttaaacaatttgctaGTAGGCTGACAGAAGCAGAGCAAAGGATATCCGATCTTGAAGATGCCATGATGGAAAATAATACTAGGTCCGAAGTCTCCTTTACTACTATATCTAAATTACAGCACAAAATCGAAGATCTTGAGAACCGCACACGTAGGAATAATTTAGAAATAATCGGGGTCCCCGAGGAGCAACAGTAtgaggatttatttaaattacttgcATCTACAATTCCCCAGCTTTTAAAGATCTCTGAGGGATTCCCCAAAACTTTTATAGAAAGAGTGCATAGGATAGGTTCTATCTCCCCTGGTGAAACAAATACAAAACCCAGACCAATTATTGTTAAATTTTTAAATTACTAAGACAAGGTTACATTTATGCAATCTTTCCGTAAGCATCAACCTATATTTTTAGGCGACAATAAAATCCTCCTCTTTCAGGATTATTCACTAGAGACAGTCACAAAGAGAAGGGAAATATCCCCAATATGCACAAAATGTATTCAAAAGGGAACACGAGCAACTATCATATATCCCGCTAGACTTAAAATATACTCTGATAACCAGACATATTTTTTTGACTCAGCCGCAGAGGCTGGAAGGTTTTATGCTAAGGAGTTCCCTGCAGGTTAAGGAACTGTATAGCTAATAACAGGAAGGTAATTGACTAATGTTTGCTAAAACTAATCCAAGGATAAAGTCTTGCTTACACTGGGTATCAGAGAGCCTAGATGGCATGGGCTCTCtgaagtgtcattttttttttccccccttttttttttttaacatcccccattaaaagaaaaacaatactatcATACTTAAAGAAAATTAATACCTCTGTTGCATTTTTGCAAGAAACGCACTTAAAAGCTGAAGAGATTCTCAAACTCAAGTCTTCCTGGGTTGGAGGAGTTTTTTTCTCTACAGGTATTAATAGAAAGGGGGGAGTAGCCATCTTAATAGGTAAAAATGTCAACTATGAAATAATTCAGGTAGATCCTGATCCTGAGGGGAGATTTATAATTGTTAAAGCTAAAATTGACAATATATTGTATACACTCTAACTTATACGCCCCAAATGTTTTTGACCTGGTGTTTTGGGAAAATTTACAAGCCAAGCTTATGACATGTGTTGAGGGTTACTGTattatgggaggggactttaacatggctccaAAATATCCGCTTGATAGGCTCAGAAAGGATCCTGTTCCAAAAAAGACAAAAAGGGACAAACTAGAGTCAAAACTCTTTTCTAGATTATTCACTAACCTGAAAGTTAGGGACGTGTGGAGGTTGCAAAACCCTGATTCTCGCAATTATACTTGCCTTTCAAAGGCACATAAATCGCTTTCAAGGATAGATCTACTTCTATTAGATGAAAGGCTATGTAAAACACAAGTCCAAGCACAGATATTACCTATTgttatatcggatcatgcccctatTTGTCTAGAGTTGTGTGCGAATAACCTGGCACGAGGCCCTAGGCGATTTTTATTTCCCACTTTTCTCGTGAAAGATCTCAAATTAAAAAATTGGATGGAAACTAAATTTAAAGATTATGCCCATTTTAATCATGAATTTGTCTCTCGCCCGATgttattttgggaaacagccaaggcagtattaaggggagaaatatTAGCCTATAGTGTGAAAAGATCTAAAATAATTAAGCAAAGAGAGGGAGAGTTAGTACGGGCAGTCTCAAATGCTTACAATTTGCATCTACTTGAAAACTCTTAGCGAAGCTGGGACAAATATACTCTAGCTCTTCAAAATAGAGATTGTTTCTTACTTCATAAAACAACTCAAAAGGATACCAGGGTTCAATCTAAACTGTATCGATACGGTAATAAGACAGGGAAATTACTAGCAAACCTTCTAAAAATTGAGAAAGGCTCTCAATTGATAGATCTCATAAATACAGAAGGTCAGACTTTTAAAACCTCGGAAGAACTTCTACAAGTCTTTCACGATTATTATACTGATCTTTATTCACTTTAAAGTTCGGATATATTAAAACGTGAGGAATTCTGGAACAGAATTTCTCCTCCTCCattagatccagaggtattgcaagaTTTATATGCCCCTATAACTGAGATAGAGGTGAATAAAGCAATCCAAAACCTTCCACacaataaagcaccaggcccagatgcgttacctaatgaattttaccaaattttacattcCTCTATTGTACCATATTTAACTTCAttatttaatgatatttatatagagggaaaagagccaacagctaatttctctgcatcttgtACTTCTTTAATATTAAAAGCAGGTAAGGATCCAACAAAAAAATAATCTTACAGGCCTATTGCACTactcaatacagattataaaattttaacatctatattAGCGTCTAGGCTACAAAACATTCTGCCCTCTATTATCCATCCTGATCAAGCAGGCTTCATACAGAATAGAAACTCAGCTGCCAAAATACGTGAACTTTTTCTCGTTATTGATTATTTCGAGTCACTCAGGACCCAGGAAGGGCCGGggggagaggacacccctgacaggGTGGTAAtatctattgatgcagaaaaagcctttgactcaataCATTATGACCATCTTTTGTTCACCCTAGATAAATTTGGTATAAGGGAAAACTTCGCTAGGTTTGTAAGTAAACTCTATCAAAATGCTTCTACGAAGCTGGTGGTTAACGGTTATTTATCACAGGATATAAAATTACAGcgaggtaccaggcagggatgtcctctctccccgcttttgtTTGATATATCTATTGAACCCCTTGCCATTGCAATAAGACAGGAACTTGATGGTATAAAGATAGGCAAGAAGGAGTTAAAAATCGCTTTATATGCGGATGAAGTGCTTATTTTCATGactaacacaaaaataaatattcctaagcttgtatgtataatacaacagtttggatccttttcaggatacaaagttaaCAACACAAAATCTGAATTGTTCTGGATTACTCATGCAGTAGATTCCCTGGCAAATATACCATTCTCTATAGCTCAGACCTCTTTTCGTTATTTGGGCATTAACATCTCGTCTACTCCAGACACTTGGTATACTCTTAACATTACTCCTGTATTAAACAGAATTAAGGATACACTCAAAAATTGGCAAAACcttcctctttctttatctggacgAATAGCAGCTTATAAAATGATGATTCTGcctaaacttttatatattttacaaaatatcccTCTTTTCCTTAAGAAAAAAGATATTGATTATTTGAATTCCACTTTGAGACTCTTTATTTGGCAGAGTAGAAAACCTAGAATATCTCTTTCTAAATTATCGCTTCCTTTGAAATATGGTGGTCTTGCTTTGCCAGATATAGGGGCTTATAATCAAGCTTTTCTGGCACGAACAGTCATTGACTGGATATTCCTGCAGAACTATGTAACAGATAACGACTTAGAGAAAAGTATAACACATCCTTTATACCCAGTGGCACTTATACATTGTGATACCAACGCGATACCGCCTGAAATAAAGAAATTAATATCGATATATAACCCAATTCTTGCCTGGAAGAAAATTTGTAAGTTATTAGTAGTAGATCATCATATCTCTAGGTTTATCCCATTTCTGGGTAACCCTCaatttcaagcaggacttcaaactaGAGTATACCTAGAATGGGAAGCACTAGGCTTCATTAATGTTCATCAGATCCTAGATTTTGAAAGACGATGCATTAAATCATTTGACTCTATTAGATCAGAATTTAAACTACCACACAAgaatttttttgcctatttacaggcaAGACACTTTGCTCTTAATCTTACACATGATCATGGATGGGACTGGTCCCTGAAGGGTGTTGGCGATTGGCTTACCATTGCCAAAACTGGAAATTTATCAATTACTCCAGGATATTCAATTATGGTATCAGTAAAGGGcttaaataatttggaaaaaatacaTAGTAAGTGGGCTATACAGATTAATCAAACACTGGATCCCCGAATATCCTACTTATCAATCCAAGAGACTGCTCATGTAACTCTCTCCTCCTCATGGAGGGAATCCCATCTTAAATTATTATACATGTCGTATTTCACcccagaaaagggatccaaatatAGGAATTGTAGTTTTGTAATTTGCCCAAAATGTTCCTTGCCCGCAGCAGACCTTCAAcacatgttatgggcttgtccaaaGATCAGGAATTTTTGGCTGAGGCTCCAATATTGGCTAAATAAGATACTAAATCCCACCATGGTGACTTTTTCATTTAAAACCATAGTCTTTCTTTTTCTTCACCCAGCGGGCAATTTAGGTAccaataaaattttttattaatatgaCTATATTAGCCGGTAGGTATCTGATTTTCAGAAAATGGAAATTAAGATCTACTCCTAGTATAACtgaaattaagaactatttaaagaaacaatacatTCTTGAACAAATCGACACCAATCAAGACAACGATCAAGAAATTAGGAGACTCTTTTCAAAATGGTCTCTCTTTATTAAGGATTTTACACCTAGTGAAATTGATTACCTGATATATCCTTTTAGAAACACAGAATTAGTTGAGCTCGGTATGTGGTGATGTAACACcggaggtgggggaggaaagagggaattcttgttttttttttgttttgtttttttgttttttctctttttttttttcttctttttttcccctttttttttctccttgtgtATGGTTGGGGGCCATATTGGTTATAGATAGAGAAAAAATATGGAAAACCCCAATTCAGTTACAGGAAATTAGGTGTTAATTGTATTGCTTTGTTATTAACTGTGATgttataatgttaggtttataatcattattgttaaaattttatttattgttttgaatGAAGCTGTAACTTTGAATtggaataaaataaacatttaaaaaaaaaattgcatgctctttctgaatcgttaaagaaaaaatgtgggtttcatgtccctttaagtgtatttaagTTAAAGCTGCAGCCCTGAAGATGTTCCCCTTTTTAAGTAGAGGgaatttttaaaattccaaagaACTTCATGAATGAAACATctctagtgtatgtatgtgtgtgtgtgtgtgtatgtatatatacagtatatatacagtatatataaagtgtttgtgtatgttaTATAGGCTTCTTTTTTCTGTATACATCACTTTTCAGCTTCTAATAAGGACTTATTGGTCCCCTTTTTACCATGTGTTTATGTTGCAATGGGAAAGGGAAGAGTTTGTGTGAGACAACCGGTGGCTTTGAGTATCTGCACAGAACATTTTTACAGCAGGTAAAAGGTCAGAATAGTTTgctctgtttttaaaatatttccttctaaatacagggagagtccacagctgcattcattacttgtgggaatacagacgctggccaccaggaggaggcaaagacaccccagccaaaggtttaaatacctcccccacttctctcatcccccagtcattctttgcctttcatcacaggaggttggcagagaagtgtcagaagttttttcggAGCAGTTCCTTAGGAGGGGGATTCTGCCCTTtgggatgggactggagttttaagtagtcttgtcagcctctcagtgagagcattgatgaaaattagaatctggagatgcagggagagtctttctgcgaaaccatccagactcagattaacagctcctatataagcttggagtttgaatcctgctgtggcagttttcttaaaaTTCTGAGGAGGTCTATTTTAACCTTCATTTTTTCGACCATGTCTCTTTCTTTCGAGGATCCTATGTGGAGTGGGCGTCAATGAACTGTGTTCCATTTCTGCCTGCGAGTTTCATAGTCGCGGTCTAGAGGCTTCGCTGCCATGAGAGTTCCCTTGTGGCAGGGATCTTCCGGGTCAGGGTCTCTTTGTGTCTTGGGATCTTTTCTTCTGGGGTGAATTGCAAGGGGTCGCTTGGTCCTAGCCGAGAGAAGGATTTTTTGAAGGATTTCGGTTCTTCCTTCTGCTTGTACCTGGTTCCTCACCACCTATTTTAGGTGTGGAGGGttacctctctttttgtcgggaggAGCTAACTTACCCTGACTCTCTTCTGGATCTGGAGTATTCTTCTTCCCTTTTAGAATGAGCTGGAGAAGGGCTTGTCTAGCTATTTCTTGTTCGAAGGGGCAGCCAGCATAGATAGCCtgttggttagcttagctgcctggcaAGTGGATGGTTGCAGATGGataccagctgtagtagttcctttcTCTGGTATGTAATTTTGCAAGCAGTTTTTGCTCTCTGTTTGTATTCCGGTTCCAGAGGCTTATTGATCTTCCAGGTGTTCAGTTGTTTTGCTAGGGCACTGCCTGCGGCAGGGCCGGCAGGTCACTTTCTTGCTCCTTTTTGGGGTTAGCTTATCCTTCAGGGGTTGCATCGGGTTACCTTTGTACCTGTACTGGAGgtggtcttatatatatatatcttatcttatatatatatattattcaaggaCCTATGTTGTCTGTAGATTGTTTTTCTACGTGTCATAGTTTCTGTGTTGCATTTTGCAATACGTTCTTCCTTTTTGTGGTCTACTTCTAATAAGGTTATTTCTAGGTTTTTCTCCTTGTCCAAATGGGAAGAGGTTCTTCCTTTTTTGAGGAATCTTACCCTGAGGTTTCTGTCAGTCTTCATCAAAATAGacagttttttccctttttttttatatcGGGGGGTGCAGGTTTGGAAGCTGATTGACTTCCTCCTTGTTGGTGGAGAAGTGTTTTTCGCTGATTCTAGGAGACGGCAGGACatgagcctcctcagaggtttatgaCTCAGTTTGAGTACAGTGACATCTTTTTGGGTCTCTCACATGGgatcctatggttctgattgttgggcggctgcTTCGTCCTCCTAACtttcttgttctttttattttttttttctatcaaggAAGCCTTTCGGGAGTTTggttttcttgcaggctgtggtgccctcaggttgggtagcctcttatttgtaccctcccgttagcattcaatGTCCTCTGTAGCTTTGGTATTATTTTCCAcaactaatgaatgcagctgtggactatccctgtatttagaaggaaaacataaattattacttaccagataatttcctttccttcgatacagggagagtccacagctcccacccgtgttctccggtgggcggccctaaatttaagttgttttcttcttgcacctttttcaccctgatatttctcctactgttccttgttccctcggcagaatgactgggggacgaggGAAGTGGggcaggtatttaagcctttggctagggtgtctgcctcctcctggtgaccaggttctatattcccagaagtaatgaatgcagctgtggactctccctgtatcgaaggagaagaaatgatctggtaagtcataatttatgttttttttctaattactTTACATTGAGTATTGTTTGTGCATTTGAGAATTCCTTATATTTTAAGAGCAATGGCCTAGTGATCAAAAACACGTCAAAAATATAAATCCATTGTCAAGCATGTGGCTCTGCTTTACAGTGCTGCATAGCAGGATTAAcagctctcaagttaaaatttgcgTTTATCAAATTCTTTGAAGGAGTAGACATCTTTAGACCATCTGGCCCTAATATGGTTGTTATATCTGTAATTGTGTCACGCTTGATTTCGGGTTGTGAGAGTGAAGCTCATTTGCAGAGGCATATGTGTTTGCCGGcttttgtttattaaatggggctagtatAACTTACTTACTTTTAGTCATAATGGCTGATGAGAAACACAGGAACTGGTAACACAGGCAGAATATTTGCAAGGCCAAGTATAAGTGTTGCTTGAacacaggtcacagcagaagctgagcaatagcaggtcacagcagaggctgagcgatgGCAGGTTACAGCAGAGGGTGAGCAATAGCAGGTCACAGGAGAGGCTGAGCAATAGCAGGTCAGAGCAGAGGGTGagcgatggcaggtcacagcagaggctgagcaatagcaggtcacagcagaggctgagtgttgcaggtcacagcagaggctgagtgttggcaggtcacagcagaggctgagagttggcaggtcacagcagaggttgagcaatggcaggtcacagcagagggtgAGCAGtgccaggtcacagcagaggctgagtgttagcaggtcacagcagaggctgagtgttggcaggtcactgcagaggctgagcgatggcaggtcacagcagaggctgagcaatagcaggtcacagcagagggtgACCAGTGacaggtcactgcagaggctgagcgatggcaggtcactgcagaggctgagcgatggcaggtcactgcagaggctgagtgatggcaggtcacagcagaggctgagcagtggcaggtcacagcagaggctgagaagtggcaggtcacagcagaggctgagcaatagcAGGTCACAGTGGAGGCTGAGTGATGGCAGGTCCCAGCAGAGGTTGAGcaatagcaggtcacagcagagggtgAGCAGTGAtagatcacagcagaggctgagcaatagcaggtcacagcagaggctaaacaatagcaggtcacagcagaggctgagtgatgttatgtcacagcagaggctgagcagtgacaggtcacatcagaggctgagcgatggcaggtcacagcagagggtgAGCAGTGACAGGTCACCGCAGAGGGTGAGCAGTGACAGGTCACCGCAGAGGGTGAGCAGTGACAGGTCACAGCAGAGGGTGAGCAGtgacaggtcacagcagaggctaagcagtggcaggtcacagcagagggtgAGCgatagcaggtcacagcagaggctgagcaatggcaggttacagcagaggctgagcagtggcaggtcacagcagaggctgagaagtggcaggtcacagcagagactgagcaatAGCAGGTCACAGCGGAGGCTGAgtgatggcaggtcacagcagaggttgagcaatagcaggtcacagcagagggtgAGCAGTGAcagatcacagcagaggctgagcaatagcaggtcacagcagaggctaaacaatagcaggtcacagcagaggctgagcgatgttatgtcacagcagaggctgagcagtgacaggtcacatcagaggctgagcgatggcaggtcacagcagagggtgAGCAATggtaggtcacagcagaggctgagcaatggcaggtcacagcagaggctgagcaatggcaggtcacagcagaggctgagcaatggcaggtcacagcagaggctgagggATGGCCGGTCACAGCAGAGGGTGAGCgatagcaggtcacagcagaggctgagcaatggcaggttacagcagaggctgagcgatgGCAGGTCACAACAAATGGtaagcagtggcaggtcacagcagaggttgAGCTATGGCAGAAAACTGGCAAGGTAGAAAATCGGGTAGGTCAGTCCAAAATCAGGCTCCAAAGCAAGAGTTCACACATAAACAAAATCAGGAACTAGCCAAGGTAAATACCAGAAAGTAAACAGCAAAAGGATTATTCTTCCACAAACAGGGCCACAGACTGAGTAATCTAAATGTTTGGGCAAAGACTGCTTAGTCACGCAGGTTTAAATAGTCTGTTGGTTATTGCACAGCTAGAGATCCTGAGAGAAAAAGCAGAAAGCCAACAGGAAAGCATCAAAAACAGGAAAGCATCAAAAACTAAAGCCCTCTGGTGGCTCATAGTAAAGTCACTAATGGGGGCATGACAGATTGAGAAATATGGGGTGCCAAGGAGTGCTTAAATAGTTCCTGGTGTCATAGCCAGTGACCTCCCCCTTGTAATAGACACTCATTTAAAACAGTTACATTTCTGTTAATAAAAGATAATAGTGATGTTGATAAATAACCTttcattgtgtttttttcttcttttcaacaGGTAGAGTCATAGATTCTGATATTCCTAGCCAGAGTGCAGTTGTGTCTTTCAATCTttttcaaaatcaaagaagccatctgggaaatgtatgttctgaatgtgggaaaagttttaccaGGAATTCAAGCCTTATTAGTCATCAGAAAATCCATTCAGGAGAAAAAACATATTCATGTTCTGTTTGCTTAAAATGTTTTAGACAGAAATCAAATCTTAATAAACATAAGAGAATTCATTCAGGTGAGAAGCCATttccatgttctgaatgtggaaaatgttttacccgGAAATCACATCTTGTTACACATCAGAGAATTCATTCAGGTGAGAAGTTGTTTTCGTGTACTCAGTGCGAGAAATGCTTTACATCTAAATCAAGTCTTATgattcatcagaaaattcatacaggacatAAAGCATTTTCGTgtcctgaatgtgggaaatgttttacctggAAATCACATCTTCttaatcatcagaaaattcatacaggagagaaagcattttcatgttctatatgtgggaaatgttttacccagAAGTCCCATCTTACTGCTCACCAGATAATTCATACAGGAGAacaagcattttcatgttctgaatgtgggttAAGTTTTACCTGGAAATCAAATCTTACAAGACATCAAAaacttcatacaggagagaaagcattttcatgttctgaatgtgcaaaatgttttatCCATAGATCAAATCTTcttactcatcagaaaattcatacagaaaATAAATCTTTTTGATGAACAGAATATGGGAGTTTGGAACCATGTTAACTTCAGACAACAAACATAAGTGTATAATAAGTTATTTTATTGTTGATGGTTTGGTTGATGATTAGAAGTACTATATATGACCATGCTTTTCCTTGTAGAATACACACTTCTCTGGAATACGTTTTTCAGTAATATCACTGGTTTGAATAAGTAATTTTCTTTAGGTTTTTCAATGTTGTAAACCACAGCTTAAGACTATATCAGTGAAGTGATGGAATCCAAGTGGTTCCTTCAGGACAGGTCACAGCAGAGGGTGAGTAGtgacaggtcacagcagaggctgagcgatggcaggtcacagcagagggtgAGCAGTGGCAGGTTATAGCAGAGGCTGAGTGATGGCAGgtaacagcagaggctgagcaatagcaggtcacagcagagggcGAGCAGtgacaggtcacagcagaggctgagcagtgacAGGTCACAGCAGAGGGTGAGCAGTgacaggtcacagcagagactgagcaatAACAGGTTATAGCAGAGGCTGAGAAGtgacaggtcacagcagaggctgagtgatggcaggttacagcagaggctgagcagtgacaggtcacagcagaggctgagcaatagcaggtcacagcagagggtgAGCAattgcaggtcacagcagagggtaAGCAGTGACAGGTCACAGCAGAGGGTGAGCAGTGACAGGTCACAGAAGAGGCTGagcgatggcaggtcacagcagagggtgAGCGATGGCAGGTTACAGCAGAGGGTGAGCGATGGCAGGTTACAGCAGAGACTGAGCGATGGCAGGTTACAGCAGAGACTGAGCGATGGCAGGTTACAGCAGAGACTGAGCGATGGCAGGTTACAGCAGAGACTGAGCGATGGCAGGTTACAGCAGAGACTGAGCGATGGCAGGTTACAGCAGAGACTGAGCGATGG
The nucleotide sequence above comes from Bombina bombina isolate aBomBom1 chromosome 7, aBomBom1.pri, whole genome shotgun sequence. Encoded proteins:
- the LOC128666782 gene encoding gastrula zinc finger protein XlCGF7.1-like isoform X1; translation: MFVYQEQMEFDDVAVYFSEEEWSYLSEKQKELYEDVMMENYRTLRSLGYVHMKPSLVTKIERREEPYLCSFPITQGRVIDSDIPSQSAVVSFNLFQNQRSHLGNVCSECGKSFTRNSSLISHQKIHSGEKTYSCSVCLKCFRQKSNLNKHKRIHSGEKPFPCSECGKCFTRKSHLVTHQRIHSGEKLFSCTQCEKCFTSKSSLMIHQKIHTGHKAFSCPECGKCFTWKSHLLNHQKIHTGEKAFSCSICGKCFTQKSHLTAHQIIHTGEQAFSCSECGLSFTWKSNLTRHQKLHTGEKAFSCSECAKCFIHRSNLLTHQKIHTENKSF
- the LOC128666782 gene encoding gastrula zinc finger protein XlCGF7.1-like isoform X2 translates to MEFDDVAVYFSEEEWSYLSEKQKELYEDVMMENYRTLRSLGYVHMKPSLVTKIERREEPYLCSFPITQGRVIDSDIPSQSAVVSFNLFQNQRSHLGNVCSECGKSFTRNSSLISHQKIHSGEKTYSCSVCLKCFRQKSNLNKHKRIHSGEKPFPCSECGKCFTRKSHLVTHQRIHSGEKLFSCTQCEKCFTSKSSLMIHQKIHTGHKAFSCPECGKCFTWKSHLLNHQKIHTGEKAFSCSICGKCFTQKSHLTAHQIIHTGEQAFSCSECGLSFTWKSNLTRHQKLHTGEKAFSCSECAKCFIHRSNLLTHQKIHTENKSF